The following coding sequences are from one Ruminococcus flavefaciens AE3010 window:
- a CDS encoding O-acetylhomoserine aminocarboxypropyltransferase/cysteine synthase family protein: MKIETKCLHAGYTPKNTEPRVVPIVQSTTYVYDSTDDVAAVFDDPTKSLIYSRFENPTVMAVEDKIAALEGGIGAMCTSSGQAASLLSLLNILKAGDSFISAATIYGGTVNLFAYTLKKLGIECIFVDADAPESEIRAAFKPNTKAVFGETLANPALTVFDIEKFAKIAHENGVPLIIDNTFPTPILCRPFEFGADIVIHSTTKYMDGHAVQGGGVIVDSGNFDWTNGKFPEFTEPDESYHGTIYTKTYGKAAYIIKARMQLMRDFGCYPSAQSAFYLNLGLETLHIRMKEYCANAMKVAEYLEANEHVESVNYPGLASNKYHELAKKYLPDGTSGVISFIIKGGRNTAVKFMDSLKLASNEVHVADIRTCVLHPASATHRQLSDEQLIAAGINGGLVRLSVGLENVEDILDDLKQAFAALD; encoded by the coding sequence ATGAAGATCGAAACCAAATGCCTGCACGCAGGCTACACACCAAAGAATACTGAGCCAAGAGTTGTCCCCATCGTCCAGAGCACTACTTACGTTTACGACTCAACAGACGATGTTGCCGCAGTATTCGATGATCCCACCAAGAGCCTTATATATTCGCGCTTTGAGAACCCCACAGTCATGGCTGTCGAGGACAAGATAGCCGCACTTGAGGGCGGTATCGGCGCTATGTGTACCTCCAGCGGTCAGGCAGCTTCCCTGCTCTCCCTGCTCAACATCTTAAAGGCAGGCGACAGCTTCATTTCAGCTGCTACTATCTACGGCGGTACAGTCAATCTTTTCGCTTACACGCTGAAAAAGCTCGGAATCGAATGTATTTTTGTTGACGCAGACGCTCCCGAATCGGAGATAAGAGCTGCTTTCAAGCCTAACACAAAGGCAGTTTTCGGCGAAACTCTCGCTAATCCCGCACTCACTGTATTCGATATCGAGAAGTTCGCCAAGATAGCTCACGAAAACGGCGTTCCACTCATCATCGACAACACCTTCCCCACCCCTATCCTTTGCAGACCTTTCGAGTTCGGCGCGGATATCGTTATCCACTCCACAACAAAGTACATGGACGGTCATGCGGTTCAGGGCGGCGGAGTTATCGTTGATTCAGGCAACTTCGACTGGACAAACGGCAAGTTCCCAGAGTTCACAGAGCCCGACGAGAGCTACCACGGAACTATATACACAAAGACCTACGGCAAGGCTGCTTACATAATCAAGGCAAGAATGCAGCTCATGAGAGACTTCGGCTGCTATCCTTCCGCACAGTCCGCATTCTACCTCAATCTCGGTCTGGAGACTCTCCATATCCGTATGAAGGAGTACTGCGCAAATGCTATGAAGGTAGCTGAATACCTCGAAGCAAACGAGCACGTTGAGTCCGTAAACTACCCCGGTCTTGCAAGCAACAAGTACCACGAGCTTGCAAAGAAGTACCTCCCCGACGGTACAAGCGGCGTTATCTCATTCATCATCAAGGGCGGCAGGAACACAGCTGTCAAGTTCATGGATTCGCTGAAGCTTGCTTCCAACGAGGTTCACGTTGCCGATATCCGTACATGTGTACTTCACCCCGCAAGCGCTACTCACCGTCAGCTCTCTGATGAACAGCTCATCGCAGCAGGCATCAACGGCGGTCTCGTAAGACTCTCCGTAGGACTCGAAAATGTTGAGGATATCCTCGACGACCTCAAACAGGCATTTGCAGCTCTCGATTAA
- a CDS encoding AAA family ATPase, which yields MKKTIITIERQYGSGGSVIGNLVAEKLGINCYNRQILKMTAERCGIAMKNLESAEENVPTSFLYSLLLSANPARTMEENLPLSDKVFIMESRIINEIADSEKSFVLVGRCGNYILEDKGCFSVYIYADHDYRIKRAIKEYGVEENKAESVLKKADKRRETFYNVNTGKGWQDKEQYSLCLNSAELGDELCADIIVKAYQEYNSRFAD from the coding sequence ATGAAAAAAACTATCATAACAATTGAACGACAATACGGAAGCGGCGGAAGCGTCATCGGTAATCTTGTTGCTGAAAAGCTTGGTATCAACTGCTATAATCGTCAGATACTGAAAATGACAGCCGAGAGATGCGGTATTGCCATGAAAAATCTTGAAAGCGCCGAGGAAAACGTTCCTACCAGCTTCCTTTATTCGCTGCTGCTTTCGGCTAATCCCGCAAGAACTATGGAGGAGAATCTCCCTCTCTCAGATAAGGTCTTCATCATGGAGAGCCGTATCATAAATGAGATAGCAGACAGTGAAAAGAGCTTCGTGCTTGTTGGCAGATGCGGCAACTATATCTTAGAGGACAAGGGCTGCTTCAGCGTCTATATCTATGCGGACCACGATTACCGCATCAAGCGAGCCATAAAGGAATACGGCGTTGAAGAAAACAAGGCTGAGTCTGTACTGAAAAAGGCAGATAAGCGCCGCGAGACTTTTTATAATGTGAATACAGGAAAGGGCTGGCAGGACAAGGAACAGTATTCCCTTTGCCTTAACAGTGCCGAGCTTGGGGATGAGCTCTGCGCGGATATCATAGTCAAGGCTTATCAGGAGTACAACAGCCGTTTTGCGGACTGA
- a CDS encoding flavodoxin domain-containing protein: MRTIIVYSSQTGFTKKYAEWLAEKLGAEIMTFKDAHKKDDKYFDQYDAIIYGGWVAVEKIHKADWFTSRIDKWHGKKLAMFCVGASPARYSGVDNLLNKSLTDEQKKFAKVFYCEGGLNYEKMSLSSKMLMKTFAAMLNGKKDKTPDEIAMAEHVSKSGDYTDKKFIEPIAAYITQ; encoded by the coding sequence ATGAGAACTATAATAGTATATTCATCACAGACAGGCTTCACTAAAAAATACGCAGAATGGCTGGCAGAAAAGCTGGGCGCCGAGATAATGACATTCAAGGACGCTCACAAAAAGGACGATAAGTACTTCGACCAATATGACGCCATAATCTATGGCGGCTGGGTCGCTGTTGAAAAGATACACAAGGCTGACTGGTTCACCAGCAGGATAGACAAATGGCACGGCAAAAAGCTTGCCATGTTCTGCGTAGGCGCAAGCCCTGCGAGATATTCGGGAGTTGACAATCTCCTGAATAAGTCCCTTACCGACGAGCAGAAAAAGTTCGCAAAGGTATTCTACTGCGAGGGCGGGCTCAATTACGAAAAGATGTCCCTCAGCTCAAAAATGCTCATGAAGACCTTTGCTGCAATGCTCAACGGCAAAAAAGACAAGACACCCGATGAGATCGCAATGGCAGAGCACGTTTCAAAGTCAGGCGACTACACCGACAAGAAGTTCATCGAGCCCATAGCGGCTTACATAACACAGTAA
- the gdhA gene encoding NADP-specific glutamate dehydrogenase encodes MALKNQYLIDLLETVKKRNPGEPEFIQAVTEVLETLQPVAEKRQDLIDAGVFDRIVEPERQIMFRVPWVDDNGKVQVNRGFRIQFNSAIGPYKGGIRLHPSVYLGIIKFLGFEQVFKNSLTTLPMGGGKGGSDFDPKGKSDGEIMRFCQSFMTELCKHIGADCDVPAGDIGTGAREIGFMFGQYKRIRNEFVGVLTGKGLTYGGSLARTEATGYGLCYFTNEMLAANGKSFKGQTVVISGSGNVAIYATEKATQYGAKVVTVSDSNGYIYDPDGIDLDLVKQIKEVERGRIKEYVGRSSHKNAEYHEGSVWTLKCNAGDIKLDIALPCATQNEINGDGAKAIVANGGYAVAEGANMPSTPEAIETYLSNGVLYGPAKAANAGGVATSGLEMSQNSERLSWTFEEVDEKLHGIMKSIFKACDEAAKEYGMAGNYMAGANIAGFLKVAEAMKAQGCV; translated from the coding sequence ATGGCGTTAAAAAATCAGTATCTTATCGATCTTTTAGAAACAGTTAAGAAGAGAAATCCCGGCGAGCCTGAGTTTATCCAGGCTGTTACAGAGGTTCTTGAGACTCTCCAGCCCGTTGCTGAGAAGAGACAGGACCTTATCGATGCAGGCGTTTTCGATAGAATCGTTGAGCCTGAGAGACAGATCATGTTCCGTGTTCCTTGGGTTGACGACAACGGCAAGGTACAGGTAAACAGAGGCTTCAGAATCCAGTTCAACTCTGCTATCGGACCTTACAAGGGCGGTATCAGACTTCACCCATCAGTATATCTCGGAATCATCAAGTTCCTCGGTTTCGAGCAGGTATTCAAGAACAGCCTTACAACACTGCCTATGGGCGGCGGTAAGGGCGGTTCCGACTTCGACCCCAAGGGCAAGAGCGACGGAGAGATCATGCGTTTCTGCCAGAGCTTCATGACAGAGCTCTGCAAGCACATCGGCGCTGACTGCGACGTTCCTGCAGGTGATATCGGAACAGGCGCAAGAGAGATCGGCTTCATGTTCGGTCAGTACAAGAGGATCCGCAACGAGTTCGTTGGCGTTCTCACAGGTAAGGGCCTTACATACGGCGGTTCACTCGCAAGAACAGAGGCAACAGGCTACGGTCTCTGCTACTTCACAAACGAGATGCTCGCTGCTAACGGCAAGAGCTTCAAGGGTCAGACAGTTGTTATCTCAGGTTCAGGTAACGTTGCTATCTACGCTACAGAGAAGGCTACTCAGTACGGCGCTAAGGTAGTTACAGTTTCAGACTCTAACGGTTATATCTACGATCCCGACGGAATCGATCTTGATCTCGTTAAGCAGATCAAGGAGGTTGAGCGCGGACGTATCAAGGAATATGTTGGCAGATCTTCACACAAGAATGCTGAGTATCACGAGGGCAGCGTTTGGACACTCAAGTGCAACGCAGGTGATATCAAGCTTGACATCGCACTTCCTTGCGCTACACAGAACGAGATCAACGGTGACGGTGCTAAGGCTATCGTTGCTAACGGCGGTTACGCTGTAGCTGAAGGCGCTAACATGCCTTCAACTCCTGAGGCTATCGAGACATACCTTTCAAACGGCGTTCTCTATGGTCCTGCTAAGGCTGCAAACGCAGGCGGTGTTGCTACATCAGGTCTCGAAATGAGCCAGAACAGCGAGAGACTCAGCTGGACATTTGAAGAGGTTGACGAGAAGCTCCACGGCATCATGAAGTCTATCTTCAAGGCTTGCGATGAGGCTGCTAAGGAGTACGGCATGGCTGGCAACTACATGGCAGGCGCTAACATTGCAGGCTTCCTCAAGGTTGCTGAGGCTATGAAGGCTCAGGGCTGCGTTTGA
- a CDS encoding DUF421 domain-containing protein, translating into MCVILIRSIILYVLVIFAVRLMGKRQLGELQPSELVITILVSNIATLPIEDVNIPVIVGVTPILALVCFEVMVSWINLRFPKLRRLISGSPKIIIRNGCIERDIMRELRFSVDDLLMALRGQEIFDLSEVQCAIVETTGSVSVMKKQLLDNPTRRDLKLSAECSDPPVLIISDGRFIPQAMESLKLSRSCVETVLKGCGIAADDVFIMTADSSGSCYIADKQGTPPKILTIGDKNDKS; encoded by the coding sequence ATGTGTGTTATACTTATACGTTCCATTATACTCTACGTTCTGGTCATATTTGCCGTGAGACTTATGGGCAAGCGGCAGCTCGGAGAGCTCCAGCCCTCTGAGCTTGTCATAACCATACTTGTCTCAAATATCGCCACTCTGCCGATCGAGGACGTGAATATCCCCGTAATAGTGGGTGTCACGCCCATACTTGCGCTGGTCTGCTTTGAGGTCATGGTGTCGTGGATAAATCTGCGCTTTCCAAAGCTCAGGCGGCTCATATCGGGAAGTCCCAAGATAATCATACGAAACGGCTGTATAGAGCGTGATATTATGCGGGAGCTGCGCTTCTCGGTGGACGACCTGCTCATGGCGCTGAGAGGACAGGAGATATTTGACCTGAGCGAGGTGCAGTGCGCTATAGTGGAGACCACGGGCAGCGTTTCCGTAATGAAGAAGCAGCTGCTGGATAATCCCACAAGGCGCGATTTGAAGCTCTCGGCGGAGTGCAGCGACCCGCCCGTGCTTATAATATCCGACGGCAGGTTCATTCCGCAGGCTATGGAGTCCTTGAAGCTCAGCAGGAGCTGTGTGGAGACAGTGCTGAAAGGCTGCGGTATTGCGGCAGATGACGTGTTCATTATGACTGCCGACAGCAGCGGGAGCTGCTATATAGCCGATAAGCAGGGAACACCGCCGAAAATACTGACTATAGGTGATAAAAATGACAAGAGTTAA
- a CDS encoding HD domain-containing protein: MLKAICSSKELTANSYYDCVKDIIGCEQVQELRSITHHISTTRFQHCVNVSYYTYVVCRKFRLNARSAARAGLLHDLFYYDRKEYNAEKQKGQASHSENHAMLACANAREITKISGLERDMIEKHMWPVTRPMPKYKETYIITIIDKYCALLEFCVPKVQRIIRRKVQ, encoded by the coding sequence ATGCTAAAGGCAATATGCTCCTCGAAGGAGCTCACCGCCAACAGCTACTACGACTGCGTAAAAGATATAATCGGCTGTGAACAGGTGCAGGAGCTCAGGTCTATCACCCACCATATATCCACAACGAGATTCCAGCACTGTGTGAACGTTTCCTACTATACTTATGTGGTATGCAGGAAATTCAGGCTAAACGCCCGTTCCGCCGCAAGAGCAGGACTTCTCCACGACCTCTTCTACTACGACCGCAAGGAGTACAACGCAGAAAAGCAGAAAGGTCAGGCTTCCCACAGCGAGAACCACGCTATGCTCGCCTGCGCAAATGCCAGAGAGATAACAAAGATCTCGGGGCTTGAAAGAGACATGATCGAAAAGCATATGTGGCCCGTGACCAGACCCATGCCGAAATACAAAGAAACATACATAATCACAATTATCGACAAATACTGTGCCCTGCTGGAATTCTGTGTGCCGAAGGTTCAGCGCATAATCCGCAGAAAAGTGCAGTAA
- a CDS encoding DUF4363 family protein, with amino-acid sequence MTRVKISAAILLLLIGISIFSSFWVNRRCNAMLSEVDLIHELAEMGDTESVTHMARELNADWESFREGASVLLKYDRLIEIDRLCSRIVHLAENEEDEMAAELAELRDMLEMLKSGETPLLTSVF; translated from the coding sequence ATGACAAGAGTTAAGATAAGCGCAGCCATTCTGCTGCTGCTTATAGGGATAAGCATATTTTCAAGCTTTTGGGTGAACCGCCGCTGTAACGCCATGCTTTCAGAGGTAGACCTGATACATGAGCTTGCGGAAATGGGCGATACCGAGAGCGTTACCCATATGGCTCGGGAGCTTAACGCTGACTGGGAGAGCTTCCGTGAGGGAGCCTCCGTGCTGCTGAAATACGACAGGCTCATTGAGATAGACCGCCTGTGCTCGCGGATAGTTCACCTTGCGGAGAACGAGGAGGACGAAATGGCGGCGGAGCTTGCAGAGCTCCGCGATATGCTTGAAATGCTGAAAAGCGGCGAAACGCCGCTTCTTACAAGTGTGTTCTGA
- the prfB gene encoding peptide chain release factor 2, whose translation MIILDELRVEMTGYRKEMAELADVLNIENAKKRVEELGEETAKEGFWDDLENSQKVLKEQKALERKIEHYNKLNANLEDIITLIELSIEADDESDIEEIKKESDAFKTKLEDEKLATLLTGEYDNSNAILTFHAGAGGTEAQDWAEMLYRMYNRWAERHEFKVELLDYLDGDEAGMKSASILIEGENAYGYMKSESGVHRLVRVSPFDAQGRRHTSFAALEVMPELDDSIEVDIRPEDIEMEVYRSSGAGGQKVNKTSSAVRLIHKPTGIVVSCQTQRSQYQNKDYAMKMLRSKLIEIKEREHLEKIEDIKGVQNQIAWGSQIRSYVFMPYTLVKDTRTGFENGNIQAVMDGDIDGFINAYLKSLSHGTLEK comes from the coding sequence ATGATAATACTTGACGAACTCAGAGTCGAAATGACAGGCTACCGCAAGGAAATGGCGGAGCTTGCAGACGTTCTGAATATAGAAAACGCCAAAAAGCGCGTTGAGGAGCTTGGCGAGGAAACTGCAAAGGAGGGCTTCTGGGACGACCTTGAAAACTCACAGAAGGTCCTGAAAGAGCAGAAGGCTCTTGAAAGAAAGATCGAACACTACAACAAGCTCAATGCAAACCTCGAGGATATCATCACTCTTATCGAGCTCTCTATCGAGGCTGACGACGAGAGCGACATCGAGGAGATAAAAAAGGAGTCCGACGCTTTCAAGACCAAGCTTGAGGACGAAAAGCTGGCTACTCTCCTTACAGGCGAGTACGACAACTCAAACGCTATCCTCACATTCCACGCAGGTGCAGGCGGCACAGAGGCTCAGGACTGGGCAGAGATGCTCTACCGTATGTACAACCGCTGGGCTGAGCGCCACGAGTTCAAGGTGGAGCTCCTTGACTACCTTGACGGCGATGAAGCAGGCATGAAGTCCGCTTCTATCCTCATTGAGGGCGAAAACGCATACGGCTATATGAAGTCCGAGTCAGGCGTTCACAGACTTGTCCGCGTATCTCCATTTGACGCACAGGGACGCAGACACACATCATTTGCAGCTCTTGAAGTTATGCCCGAACTTGACGACTCTATCGAAGTTGATATCCGTCCCGAGGACATCGAAATGGAAGTTTACCGTTCAAGCGGTGCAGGCGGTCAGAAGGTAAACAAGACCAGCTCCGCTGTACGTCTTATCCATAAGCCCACAGGTATCGTTGTTTCCTGTCAGACTCAGCGAAGCCAGTACCAGAACAAGGACTACGCCATGAAGATGCTCCGTTCAAAGCTCATTGAGATCAAGGAGCGCGAGCACCTTGAAAAGATCGAGGATATCAAGGGCGTTCAGAACCAGATCGCATGGGGCTCACAGATACGTTCTTATGTATTCATGCCCTATACTCTCGTTAAGGACACACGTACAGGCTTTGAAAACGGCAATATACAGGCTGTTATGGACGGTGACATAGACGGCTTCATAAATGCATACCTGAAGTCGCTCTCACACGGAACACTGGAAAAGTAA
- a CDS encoding valine--tRNA ligase → MAKELAKAYDPKDFEDRIYAAWNDKGCFRAEADPKKTPYTIVIPPPNITGQLHMGHALDETLQDILIRWKRMSGYSALWLPGTDHAAIATEAKIVEAMRKEGVTKEDLGREGFMKRAWEWKKQYGGRIVEQLKKLGSSCDWSRERFTMDEGCSKAVKEVFIKYYEKGLIYRGERIINWCPKCRTSLSDAEVTYEDQAGHFWHLRYKIKDSDGYLELATTRPETLLGDTAVAVNPKDERYTDLVGKTVILPLVHREIPIVADDYVEMDFGTGVVKITPAHDPNDFEVGLRHNLPVINVMNDDATIVDDYPAYAGMDRYEARKKIVEDLEAEGALVKIEDYSHNVGTCYRCGTTVEPKVSTQWFVKMKPLAEPAIAAVKNGDTKFVPERFDKIYFHWLENIKDWCISRQIWWGHQIPAFYCDACGEMVVTKESSAVCPKCGKPMRQDPDTLDTWFSSALWPFSTLGWPENTEDLKYFYPTNTLVTGYDIIFFWVIRMMFSGLENMGKVPFDTVLIHGLVRDAQGRKMSKSLGNGIDPLEVINEYGADALRFMLATGNSPGNDMRYIDDKVKAARNFANKLWNASRFIMMNLPEGFEFKGLPTELELEDKWLVNKFNQLAKEVGENLDKYELGVASQKIYDFIWDVFCDWYIELTKPRIQAGGETMAKAQAVLVWAMQGMLKLLHPFMPFITEEIWQVLNNEKSMIILETYPTYDASIDFTAEEKAFEKIISAIKAVRNTRTEMNVPPSVKAKLFIETADKELFNSCAVFFEKLASASAVETGDKFDIPDSANAVTDSARIFIPMDELVDKEKEIARLEKEKAKVQKDIDFLSGKLNNQGFIAKAPAQLIDAEKAKLAKAEEKMAKIEQSIAAFRK, encoded by the coding sequence ATGGCAAAGGAACTTGCAAAGGCTTACGATCCAAAGGACTTCGAGGACCGTATCTATGCCGCATGGAACGACAAGGGCTGCTTCCGTGCAGAGGCTGACCCGAAGAAAACGCCCTACACTATAGTTATCCCACCTCCGAACATCACAGGACAGCTCCACATGGGACACGCCCTCGATGAGACATTACAGGATATCCTTATCCGCTGGAAGCGTATGAGCGGCTACAGCGCACTGTGGCTCCCGGGTACAGACCACGCAGCTATCGCAACTGAGGCTAAGATAGTTGAGGCTATGCGCAAGGAAGGCGTTACCAAGGAAGACCTGGGCAGAGAGGGCTTCATGAAGCGTGCATGGGAGTGGAAAAAGCAGTACGGCGGACGTATCGTTGAGCAGCTGAAAAAGCTGGGCTCTTCCTGCGACTGGTCACGCGAGCGCTTTACTATGGACGAGGGCTGCTCAAAGGCTGTAAAGGAAGTATTTATAAAGTACTACGAAAAAGGCCTTATCTACAGAGGCGAGCGTATAATCAACTGGTGCCCCAAGTGCCGCACCTCACTTTCAGACGCTGAGGTAACTTATGAGGATCAGGCAGGTCATTTCTGGCACCTTCGCTATAAGATAAAGGACAGTGACGGCTATCTTGAGCTTGCTACCACACGTCCAGAGACACTTCTCGGCGATACAGCTGTTGCAGTAAATCCAAAGGACGAGCGCTACACAGACCTTGTTGGCAAGACAGTAATACTTCCGCTCGTTCACAGAGAGATACCGATAGTTGCTGACGATTACGTTGAAATGGACTTCGGTACAGGCGTAGTTAAGATCACTCCTGCGCACGACCCTAACGACTTCGAGGTAGGTCTCCGCCATAATCTTCCCGTTATCAATGTAATGAACGACGACGCCACTATCGTTGACGATTACCCTGCATACGCAGGCATGGACCGCTACGAGGCTCGCAAGAAGATAGTTGAAGACCTTGAAGCTGAGGGCGCTCTCGTTAAGATAGAGGACTACAGCCATAACGTAGGTACCTGCTACCGCTGCGGCACTACAGTTGAGCCAAAGGTATCAACACAGTGGTTCGTTAAGATGAAGCCCCTTGCAGAGCCTGCAATTGCTGCTGTTAAGAACGGCGATACAAAGTTCGTACCCGAGCGTTTCGACAAGATATACTTCCACTGGCTTGAAAACATCAAGGACTGGTGCATCTCCCGTCAGATCTGGTGGGGACATCAGATACCTGCATTCTACTGCGACGCCTGCGGCGAAATGGTGGTAACCAAGGAGAGCAGCGCAGTTTGTCCTAAGTGCGGCAAGCCCATGAGACAGGACCCCGATACTCTCGATACATGGTTCAGCTCTGCACTCTGGCCTTTCTCAACACTGGGCTGGCCTGAGAACACAGAGGACTTAAAGTACTTCTACCCCACAAATACCCTTGTAACAGGCTATGATATCATCTTCTTCTGGGTAATCAGAATGATGTTCAGCGGTCTGGAGAACATGGGCAAGGTACCTTTCGATACAGTTCTTATCCACGGACTTGTACGTGACGCACAGGGACGCAAGATGTCCAAGTCTCTGGGCAACGGCATCGACCCCCTTGAAGTCATCAACGAGTACGGCGCTGACGCTCTCCGCTTCATGCTTGCTACAGGTAACTCACCCGGAAACGATATGCGTTATATCGACGACAAGGTAAAGGCTGCCCGTAACTTCGCAAACAAGCTCTGGAACGCTTCACGTTTCATCATGATGAATCTCCCCGAGGGCTTTGAGTTCAAAGGACTTCCCACAGAGCTTGAATTAGAGGACAAGTGGCTGGTAAACAAGTTCAATCAGCTTGCTAAGGAAGTTGGCGAGAATCTGGACAAGTACGAGCTTGGCGTTGCTTCACAGAAGATATACGACTTTATCTGGGACGTATTCTGCGACTGGTATATCGAGCTCACAAAGCCCCGTATACAGGCAGGCGGCGAAACAATGGCAAAGGCTCAGGCAGTTCTTGTATGGGCTATGCAGGGCATGCTGAAGCTCCTCCACCCATTCATGCCGTTCATCACTGAGGAGATATGGCAGGTACTCAATAACGAGAAGTCCATGATCATCCTTGAGACTTATCCCACATACGACGCTTCTATCGACTTCACAGCCGAGGAGAAGGCATTCGAGAAGATAATCTCAGCTATCAAGGCTGTAAGAAATACACGTACAGAAATGAACGTACCTCCGTCGGTAAAGGCTAAGCTCTTTATCGAGACAGCCGACAAGGAGCTCTTCAATTCCTGCGCAGTATTCTTTGAGAAGCTTGCTTCCGCTTCCGCAGTTGAGACAGGGGACAAGTTCGATATCCCCGATTCTGCCAATGCAGTTACAGATTCCGCA